Below is a genomic region from Fischerella sp. PCC 9605.
CCACCGACACGTTAGATAAAGCGCTGCAAGTGGTGCTGGTGAACCAGAAACGGTTAAATCTGCTGGGGGGAGATGATGTTTATACGCCTAAAACTTTAGAAATTGGGCGAGAACAATCAGTGGGAATGATAGTAGCAGTTCCTTGGCATATTGATAGCAATCCCAATTCCGATTTTCCCCAAAAGTCGTGGCAATTGTGGGGTGGTTATGTGAATTGGCGAACAGCTTTAGCTTATGATGCTACACGCGCTTTAATAGCAGCCATAGAACGCAATCCCACACGCGTCGGCGTACAACAAGCCCTTTCTTCGCCCGACTTTTCTGCCACAGGTGCTTCCGGCACGATTCGGTTTTTAGCATCAGGTGATCGCAACGCCCCAGTTCAGTTAGTGGAAATTATCACTAGAATTCCCTCTCGTTCTGGTACTGGCTATGATTTTGTGCCAGTGATACCATCAGGCAATTAAAAATTAAACGAAATTTAAACAATTAACCAATCCTTAACCTGAATAGATTACAAGATGGGAAATTGCATTATTAACATGATGTGCGACTTTCTATTAATTCCTCCCTTTTTTTAGGAGGATAGAGGAAGTGAATACCCTTGAAAAGGGGCTAAAAATTTGCACAAGCGGTGTTAGTAGAAATAATTAAAAAACAGTTATGTCCCAAAAAAATGAAACTACGGTTTTGCTTCTAGCCTTGTTGTTAACGCTGGGACTAGTAGGGGGTGTATTTTTGTGGTTAGCTAATACTTCAGGGATCAGATTATTCAATGCGAGAAATAACTTATCCCAACCAATTAAACAAGCCTATTCAGAAAGTTTTGCCCAATTTCCTGAGGTTCCCTCTGGATTATTTAGCTATGGTGGTAGCACTACTTGGGCACCGATTCGTAAAGAAGTTGATACAGCAATTCAAACAGTCTTTCCCCGATTTCAACTCCGCTATACCGATCCAACCATAGGTGCACCTGGTTCTGGAAGTGGTATTAAGATGCTTTTAAATAACCAACTGGCTTTTTCTCAGTCTTCACGTTCGATTAAGGATGAGGAATATCAAAAAGCGCAACAGCGGGGCTTTACATTAAAAGAAATTCCTGTGGCAATTGATGGCATTGCGATCGCTGTTAATCCCAATCTCAACATCCCTGGTTTAACCGTTGCCCAACTACAAGATATCTATACGGGCAAGATTACCAACTGGCAACAGTTAAGCGGTCCAAATTTACCTATTACACCTTACTCTCGTCGTTTGGAAGAAGGAGGCACCGTAGAATTTTTTAATGAAAACGTCCTAGACGGAGAAAAGTTTGGTGTCAACGTTCAATTTATTCCCACAACGACAGAAGCTTTAAAAGAAGTGGCGAAAAATCCTGGGGGTCTTTACTACGCTTCTGCCCCAGAAGTAGTCGGACAATGTAGTGTAAAGCCTTTACCATTAGGGAGAACATCAGACAAACTGGTTCCTCCCCACAAAGAGCCATTTATTCTTCTTCAAGAGTGTCCGCAACGGCGTAACCAACTTAATGCCGCTGTCTTTCAGAACGGTGAATATCCCATCACCCGGCGATTATTTGTGATTGTCAAACAAAACGGTCAAAGCAGCGATCAGCAAGCAGGAGAAACCTATGCCAACTTGCTGCTTACAGAACAAGGTCAAGATTTAATCTCTAAAACTGGATTTGTCAGGATTCGATAATTAATTTTGGTTAGTGGATAGTGGTTAGTAGTTAGTGGTAATTGTTTACAACAAACTACTAACTACTGTACGGGCGAAGCATTTGTATAGGTATCTTTCCATGAAAACGAAATATATTCGTACAAATGCTTCGCTCCTACTAACTACCAACTACTAACTACTAACAATCGATAAATTACTATGTCACAAAAGAATGAAACACCAATTTTGATATTAACCGTATTAATAACTGCTGGGCTAATCGCTGGTGGCTTTTGGTGGTTTAACAACAAAATAAGCTTTAACTTCAATCAAGTCACCAAACCTCAACCCACAAATTCCAATCCTGATACCACCAAGCCAGAATCCAGTGGCAATACTTTTGCTTCCGTGCAAAATGTCCCCACGGGATTATTCAACTATGGAGGTAGCACTTCTTGGGCACCGCTTCGACTCACAGTCGATTCGGCAATTCAAGCAGCGCGACCAGAATTTCGGTTACGCTATGTAGAACCCAGTAGTGTTACTCCCGGTTCTGGTACAGGCATTCACGCGTTAATTGACGGTCAACTTGCATTTGCCCAATCATCCCGGCCAATCTTAGACGAGGAGTTAAATCGTGCCAAGCAGCGTGGGTTTACTTTGCAACAAATTCCTATAGCAATAGATGGTTTGGCGGTAGCAGTAAACCCCAATCTCAATATTTCAGGACTAACAGTAGATCAATTAAGGTCTATTTACACTGGCCAAATCAATAATTGGAGCGAACTGGGTGGGCCCAATATTCCAATTAAGACATACTCTCGCCGCATCAGTGATGGCGGCACTGTAGAACTATTTGTGCAAGACATCTTGGGTGGTCAAGCTTTTAGCTCAAATGTGGAGTTTGTTTCCACTACCACCCAAGCGCTACAAAAAGTGGCTGCTAGTCCTGGTGGCATATACTACGCTTCTGCCCCAGAAGTTGTTCCTCAATGTTCAATCAAGCCCTTGCCGTTGGGGCGAAGGCAAGGGCAATACATTCCTCCTTACCAAGAACCATTTGTCCTCCCTTCTGAATGTCCTGGTAAACGGAACAAGTTGAACATTGAAGCTTTCCAATCAGGAAAGTACCCGATTACCCGTAATCTGTTTGTGGTGGTCAAACAGAATAGTCAAACCGAGCAGCAAGCGGGTGTTGCTTATGCCAACTTACTGCTGACTGAACAGGGACAGGAATTGATTTCCCAAGCTGGGTTTGTCAAAATTCGCTGACTCCTATCACTAGCAAGCAAATAGACTGGCGATTGTCGCCACAGACACCCCTATAACCCTTTTGGGCGGCTTCTTTGCTTGGAGAGTAGCACCTCCCGTCAGGGTAGCGTGGTGGGCGCTATTCCTAGGGTAGGGCGACTTCTCGTTAGAGATTTGGCAACTGCGCTCTAGCTGGCTCTATTAATCGACTCTGCTGGTAAGCAAATCAAATTATCCCCTTGAGTGAGGATTAAACCACGTTGACGCAACTTGCCCATCAAGCGGGTGACTGTAACACGAGTCGAACCAATGGCACTGCCAATTTGGGCGTGAGTGAGAGGGAAGGGCAGACAATAACCGCGAATTACTTCTGGATCGGTTTCGCTCATTGCCGGCTCTCCATATTCCTCAATCAACAATGTCAGGAACCCTAAGAGTCGGTCAATTGTGCGTCGTTGTCCTAAAGCACTCAGCCACAGCAGTTTGCGCTGGTGCTGATATCTAAAGGCATCCATGACTTCCCGACGGAAATGAGGCCAGTTGTCTAAATCGTGCCAGTACATCCACAGCACCGCAGTTTGGTCAACGTGGGCGTAAGCTTGGAGCGTGAATGGTGACTGGGCAACAATTTCAAACGGCTGTCCTGCACCGACAAACCCTAAGAAAGCTTCTTCTGGGGTTCTGTTGATGCGTCGAGACGTTAACTGACTTGCTGTAGCACTCACTTGGGCAGTGCCTACCATTCGGATCGCACCCCTTTGCACCAAATACAGCAATCCAGGACGGGCTGGAATGCGCTCATCTTTGCTAAAGGTGCGGCAGCGGTAGTGTTCTTGAGCCCAATCAAGAATCCGTTGCCAAGTTAAAAAAGGCCGTGATGCTTCAGAAAAGGAGGATGGAGATTGCATAGGTAACTAAAGAGCGTTCGGCTGAAGACAAAGACGTCATAAAAAGGTGCAAGGAGTGTCTTCTTGTTGGCGAGTCAGGCTTATCACCCAACGGTGCCAGCCATGCAAAGAGTAGAAATTGAACTTCTACTCTTTTGTTATACTTCCTACTGTACAATGATGGTAGTAAAATTTACTCAGTTTCAAAAAAAATTTGCATAATTCTAATTTTTCTTTGCTTAGATTAAACTTCTACCTAAAGATAGATGACATAAAATCAATGCTTTTGAAAAAGAGACCTGTCAATAGTAAATTATGTGTATATAATGCTACTAGTTAGTAAATACACAGCAATTAAACAGTTATTATACGGTTATTTAATGGCTGTGTTGAGTATTTATACTTATAAAAATAAATCTATATGTATATTAGAAAAAAAAATTCCTCTCTCTAAAGGTAGAGATAAAAATAAGATTTTTTATATCACAGGTATAGCATTACAGCTATCGAAATATGAGAAACTTCCGGCGATGGAGGTGGCTGAGACCATAACTTCTCATTTTTCGGAAGAATCTGCTGACGTTTTTAGCGTCCAAATAGTTCCACCTGGTTGGATTTATTTAGAATTGACTCATCCTGTCTTAGCTGCCTGGTTGCAAAGCCTTGCTGCGGGAGGAGTAGGGAATTGGGCATGGGGCAAGGGGCAAGGGGCAAGGGACAAGGGACAAGGGAAAAATCAGTACTTCAATACCCAATGCCCAATGCCCAATACCCAATTCCCAATGCCCAATGCCCCATGCTCCCTGTCCCATTCCCTATTTACCGTTCAATACGCCCATGCACGCTGCTGTTCGCTATTACGAATGGCTGAGCGAGAAAGATTTATCATTTCTGCCAATGCCATACCTTGGCTTAACAATCAGCAAAAACTGCGCCTAAACCATCCTGTTGAGCTTTCTTTGGTTAGCGAATTGGTACAAGTAGTCGATGAAATAGGGTGTTCTGGTTCTGATGGTTCGGTGAAATGGGAAAAATTAGCGCTTTCTTTAAGTCAAGCTTTTGAAGAGTTTTGGCGCAGCTGCCGTATTTGGGGTGAGGTGAAAGCGATCTCACCAGAACTAGCACAAACCAGACTGGGATTGGTTATGGCTACTCAATCAGTTTTAAGATTTCTCCTAGAAGAAAAACTTGGTATTTTTGCTCCCTTGGAGTTGTGAGTCAATAAATAATGAATGTTGTTGGTTGTTTGTTAATCGTTGTTTGTTATTTGAAACAACCAACAACCAACAAACAACAAACTAAAATGAAAAAAGTCAAAACTTTTGTAACAAGTATTGACTGGTTAAATAGCTTGAGATATATTAGCTGGTGTGTGAGGAGCGAACCAGCAAGGGTACCGAGACGAAACACGGCCAGTCGTCGGTGCCCTTTCTGATTTTTTATAGATTGTTGGTCGATGATTGTTGGTTGTTGGTCGTTTCAAACAACAAACAACGATCAACAAATAACTATTATGACAGTAAGAATTTTTCAATTGCCACTGCCGCTCCATCTTGCTCGACACTAGGAGCTACCCACTGAGCGATCGCTTGCACTTTTGATGGTGCATTGCCCATAGCCACACCAATGCCAGCATACTCTAGCATTTCTACATCATTAAAATTATCGCCTATAGTCATAACGTTGCTAGATTGTAGTCCCAGCATTTCTTCTGCTATGTAACGTACCGCAGCACCTTTATTTACAAATGGGTTAGTCGCTTCAAAGAAGGTGGCAATAGATTTAGTCAGATACAACTCAGCAGGTGTGTATTGACTGCGCAAAGAACCTAGCAAATTGTCAATAATATTTGTGTCGTTGCACAAAGCCAAAACTTTTGTGGGTTCGTTAGTATTTAAAACTTGACGCAAGTCACCCACGGGAATGGGGTTGATGCCAGAACGTTGTGAATATATTTGAGTTTCTGTTGTGATTTCTCGGACGTAAAGTTGGTCATTGATATAAAAGTGGACAGATAAGAGCGATCGCAGTTCAGGTTGTTCAAAATAGTCCAAAAGCTTCTGGGCAATTTCCCGGGGAACAGGTAAATGTTGATGAATTTGTTGGGAGGTTGGGTCTTGAATCCAAGCTCCCTGATAGGCTATTAACGGCAGAGTAGAGCCAATATCTTGATGGAAACGTAAAGCTGAACGATACATCCGACCAGTGGCAATTGCTACCTTTATTGCTCGTGCTTGCGCCGCAGTAATTGCCTGCTTTACAGATTCGCTGATGTTGTTAGATTCTCCGGCAATGGTTCCATCTATATCTACAACCAGCAGCTTAATCTCTTTTGTAGCTATAGTCATTAGTCATTAGTCATTAGTCCTTTGTCATTAGCTTAAAACAAATGACAAAGAACTAATAACGACCTTCACAAGTTAAATTTATTTGTACCGACCTAATTTATTACCCAACTAGGTGATTCAGTTGCTGAGGCGATCGCAACTCAAGCACCAGCACTAAACTAAAGGCTGTGGCTCCCATAAGTCAATAAGTCAATCAAATTAAAAAAATTAGCTGAAATTCCCATGCTGGTCAGATTAGACGATGGAAACTGCTGGCTACAATAGGTCTATGTCCCAAACAACACCTTCTAACCAGTTGACTTCCGATTCTCCCACCACAACACGTCCCACGTTCATCTTAGTAGATGGGCACTCGCTGGCATTTCGTTCCTACTTCGCCTTCGCCAGAGGAAGAGACGGCGGATTGCGAACCAAGACAGGAATTCCGACTAGTGTATGTTTTGGCTTTTTAAAGTCTCTGCTGGAAGTAATGACAACTGAACAGCCACAAGCAATAGCGGTGGCGTTTGATTTAGGCTTGCCAACCTTCCGCCACGAAGCAGATGATACCTACAAAGCCGATCGCCCAGGTACGCCAGAAGATTTTATTCCCGACTTGAAAAATCTGCACGAGTTGCTGGATGG
It encodes:
- a CDS encoding PstS family phosphate ABC transporter substrate-binding protein, encoding MSQKNETPILILTVLITAGLIAGGFWWFNNKISFNFNQVTKPQPTNSNPDTTKPESSGNTFASVQNVPTGLFNYGGSTSWAPLRLTVDSAIQAARPEFRLRYVEPSSVTPGSGTGIHALIDGQLAFAQSSRPILDEELNRAKQRGFTLQQIPIAIDGLAVAVNPNLNISGLTVDQLRSIYTGQINNWSELGGPNIPIKTYSRRISDGGTVELFVQDILGGQAFSSNVEFVSTTTQALQKVAASPGGIYYASAPEVVPQCSIKPLPLGRRQGQYIPPYQEPFVLPSECPGKRNKLNIEAFQSGKYPITRNLFVVVKQNSQTEQQAGVAYANLLLTEQGQELISQAGFVKIR
- a CDS encoding PstS family phosphate ABC transporter substrate-binding protein, giving the protein MSQKNETTVLLLALLLTLGLVGGVFLWLANTSGIRLFNARNNLSQPIKQAYSESFAQFPEVPSGLFSYGGSTTWAPIRKEVDTAIQTVFPRFQLRYTDPTIGAPGSGSGIKMLLNNQLAFSQSSRSIKDEEYQKAQQRGFTLKEIPVAIDGIAIAVNPNLNIPGLTVAQLQDIYTGKITNWQQLSGPNLPITPYSRRLEEGGTVEFFNENVLDGEKFGVNVQFIPTTTEALKEVAKNPGGLYYASAPEVVGQCSVKPLPLGRTSDKLVPPHKEPFILLQECPQRRNQLNAAVFQNGEYPITRRLFVIVKQNGQSSDQQAGETYANLLLTEQGQDLISKTGFVRIR
- a CDS encoding Cof-type HAD-IIB family hydrolase, with the protein product MTIATKEIKLLVVDIDGTIAGESNNISESVKQAITAAQARAIKVAIATGRMYRSALRFHQDIGSTLPLIAYQGAWIQDPTSQQIHQHLPVPREIAQKLLDYFEQPELRSLLSVHFYINDQLYVREITTETQIYSQRSGINPIPVGDLRQVLNTNEPTKVLALCNDTNIIDNLLGSLRSQYTPAELYLTKSIATFFEATNPFVNKGAAVRYIAEEMLGLQSSNVMTIGDNFNDVEMLEYAGIGVAMGNAPSKVQAIAQWVAPSVEQDGAAVAIEKFLLS
- a CDS encoding DALR anticodon-binding domain-containing protein; the protein is MLLVSKYTAIKQLLYGYLMAVLSIYTYKNKSICILEKKIPLSKGRDKNKIFYITGIALQLSKYEKLPAMEVAETITSHFSEESADVFSVQIVPPGWIYLELTHPVLAAWLQSLAAGGVGNWAWGKGQGARDKGQGKNQYFNTQCPMPNTQFPMPNAPCSLSHSLFTVQYAHARCCSLLRMAERERFIISANAIPWLNNQQKLRLNHPVELSLVSELVQVVDEIGCSGSDGSVKWEKLALSLSQAFEEFWRSCRIWGEVKAISPELAQTRLGLVMATQSVLRFLLEEKLGIFAPLEL